One Oscillospiraceae bacterium genomic region harbors:
- a CDS encoding DUF4300 family protein gives MKFRTFFVCTAALFCGAFLAGCSKTPSLPVLQQIEYSNLADADTQNLLSDLLQNAGVSDLRIQTFFEHVQKFNSAVDPAWLTTGFETSKPLDLKYDPYSMQDVWAEKYGTFPGWNCRITACGLFGDFITVTGEADFNAAEDTLFMDYETLDTDPEALCGDNRQKFDALFAPVKTTNTTDIPTHLKAIQQEWKRRGLSFVEDDKIRLISVVLHDQFSETDNSLMIGHVGVMLPTSDAVYFVEKVAFQEPYRLLKFKNRTELSDYLMLKYDNSWGQDTAHTFIMDNANLMDGWRILEEPTASNG, from the coding sequence TTGAAATTCCGAACCTTTTTTGTCTGCACCGCTGCACTTTTTTGCGGTGCATTTCTGGCAGGATGCAGTAAAACCCCTTCTCTTCCAGTCCTTCAGCAGATTGAATATTCCAACTTAGCAGATGCGGATACGCAGAATCTTCTTTCCGATCTTTTGCAAAACGCCGGCGTATCTGACCTTCGGATACAAACCTTCTTTGAACATGTTCAAAAATTCAATAGCGCTGTAGATCCAGCATGGCTCACCACAGGATTTGAAACCTCAAAGCCTCTGGATTTGAAATATGATCCGTATTCTATGCAGGATGTATGGGCGGAAAAATATGGCACCTTCCCTGGCTGGAACTGTCGAATCACCGCCTGTGGACTTTTCGGTGATTTCATCACCGTCACTGGCGAAGCAGACTTCAATGCAGCCGAGGACACTTTATTTATGGACTATGAAACGCTGGATACTGACCCCGAGGCCCTTTGTGGTGACAACAGGCAGAAATTCGATGCGCTGTTTGCTCCCGTTAAAACTACCAACACAACCGACATTCCCACGCATTTAAAAGCAATTCAGCAGGAATGGAAAAGGCGCGGTCTATCCTTTGTAGAAGATGATAAAATTCGTCTTATCTCCGTAGTTCTACACGATCAGTTTTCTGAAACAGACAATTCCCTTATGATTGGCCATGTCGGCGTTATGCTTCCCACATCGGATGCCGTATATTTCGTGGAAAAGGTCGCTTTTCAGGAGCCATATCGTTTATTAAAATTCAAAAATCGAACTGAGTTGAGCGATTACCTGATGCTGAAATACGACAATTCCTGGGGGCAGGATACGGCTCACACTTTTATTATGGATAATGCGAATTTGATGGACGGCTGGCGCATTCTGGAAGAGCCGACTGCCTCTAACGGATAA
- the hslO gene encoding Hsp33 family molecular chaperone HslO, protein MEQNHNMLRGISENGGIVFYGVDSTEIVCEMERLHKTSAVTTAALGRLLTAASMMGIMLKSTQDSVTLQIKGGGPAGRLLAVSDGTGNVKGYVENPVVELPPRVDGHLNVGAAVGKDGTLDVIRDLGMREPYIGQVPLTSGEIAEDVTTYFAISEQIPTVCALGVLVDKDLSVRCAGGFIVQLLPGATEDEINHLEKNIKAMPSVTTMLEEGKTVRDMLALALEGFQPDILDSYHVTYRCDCSEERVENMIRSLGKKEVEKLRDEDPIAEVNCQFCNKNYKVDLNELLKKWPASDEKQEIEKT, encoded by the coding sequence ATGGAACAGAATCATAACATGCTGCGCGGCATCTCCGAGAACGGCGGCATTGTCTTTTACGGCGTGGATTCCACCGAGATCGTGTGCGAGATGGAGCGCCTACACAAGACCAGCGCCGTCACCACGGCCGCGTTGGGCCGCCTGCTGACGGCTGCCTCCATGATGGGCATTATGCTCAAAAGCACCCAGGATTCTGTCACCCTGCAGATCAAGGGCGGCGGCCCCGCAGGTCGTCTGCTGGCCGTTTCCGATGGTACCGGCAACGTTAAAGGCTATGTGGAGAACCCTGTTGTAGAGCTTCCTCCGCGGGTTGACGGCCACCTGAACGTGGGCGCGGCCGTGGGTAAGGACGGCACGCTGGACGTGATCCGTGACCTGGGCATGCGCGAACCGTACATCGGCCAGGTGCCCCTGACCTCTGGTGAGATCGCTGAGGACGTCACCACCTACTTTGCCATCAGCGAACAGATCCCCACGGTCTGCGCCCTGGGCGTACTGGTAGATAAGGACCTGAGCGTGCGCTGTGCAGGCGGCTTCATCGTGCAGCTGCTGCCCGGCGCTACCGAGGACGAAATCAACCACCTGGAAAAGAACATCAAGGCTATGCCCAGTGTCACCACTATGCTGGAGGAGGGCAAGACTGTCCGCGATATGCTGGCGCTGGCGCTGGAAGGTTTTCAGCCGGATATTCTCGACAGCTACCACGTGACCTACCGCTGCGATTGCAGCGAGGAGCGTGTGGAGAATATGATCCGCAGCCTGGGCAAAAAAGAAGTGGAAAAGCTGCGGGATGAAGACCCCATTGCTGAGGTGAATTGCCAGTTCTGCAACAAGAATTATAAGGTGGACCTGAACGAACTGCTCAAAAAATGGCCTGCCAGCGATGAAAAGCAGGAAATTGAAAAAACCTGA